CACCATAATATTTAACCAGGCCGCACATATTCATCTGATCAGTAATAGCCATTGCAGGCATGTTGCATTCTTTTACTTTAGCAACAATCGGCTTAACTTTACTGACGCCATCCACCATAGAAAAGTCACTATGGATACGAAGGTGAATAAATTGCGGGTCATCTGGCATTACTTTTTACCCTTGTTGTGTGGCGATTAGTGCTTGTTGAACTGGCTTAAAGCTTTTACGATGAAAAGGCGTTGCGCCCAATTGTACTAATTGCGCTAGATGCTCTTTTGTTGGATAGCCTTTATGCTTGGCAAAACCATAATCAGGGTATTGATTATCTAGTTCTACCATTTCTTTATCTCGAGTAACCTTCGCAATAATCGATGCGGCACTTATTTCAGCGACCAAGCTATCACCTTTAATGACAGCTTCACTTGGCACTGATAATTGGGGGCAACGGTTCCCATCAATATACACATACTCAGGTTTAATGGATAACCCTGCCACTGCTCGCTGCATCGCCAGCATAGTTGCATGTAAAATATTTAACTCATCAATCTCAGCAACAGAAGCTCTTCCAATAGACCAAGCGAGTGCTTTTTCTATTATTTCGGGGTACAGTAAATCACGTTTCTTTTCACTGATCTTTTTTGAGTCAGCAAGCCCAATAATAGGATTATTCGGATCTAGAATAACTGCAGCGGTAACAACATCACCAACTAATGGTCCTCGACCCACTTCGTCAACGCCAGCAATTAAGGTATACGGTTTACGGATAAACGGCATCATAAATCTATTTCTTCTTATAAAACGACACTAGCACTAATACGGGTATGATGACTAGTTATTTGATAGTAATGCGTAAACTGCCTCAGCAGACTTTTTGCTCGCATCTAACTTTATTGTTTGATGTAACTGCGTATAGTGCGTGACTAATTCGCTGCTATCGCTACTTAGCATCTGGTTAACTGATGAGACAAGTTGCTCGGTATTCACTTCATCTTGCAATAATTCTGGCACTAATGCTTTATCTGCCAACAAGTTTGGCAACGAGAAAAAGCGCGCTTTAACTAAACGCTTGAAAATTTGAAAAGAAAGCCACTTAAATTTATAAGCCACTACCATTGGCTTCTTTAATAGCATTGCTTCAAGCGTGGCTGTACCAGAAGCTAGTAGGATACCATCTGCTGCCCCCATCACTTCTCGAGACTGCCCAATAAAATAATGAACCTTTAAGGATGGTGCTACTAGTTGTTGAATTTGCATCACCATGCTTTTTTTATGTTCATCAACACAAGGCACGGCCACCACTAACTCAGCATCGTTACGCTGTAACTGTTCAATTGCTGCAAAAAAAGGCGACGCTAACATCGAGATTTCTGAACCTCGACTACCCGGCAAAACAGCAAGTATGCGTGCTTTTGTTGGCAAGCTTAATTCATGGCGATAGGCTAATGTGTTTGGAATTAAAGGAATATCATCGGCAAGGGTGTGCCCTACAAACTCACATGGCACTTGGTATTTATCGTAGAATGCTTTTTCAAATGGCAATAGTGCAAGTACCAAATTTGTTGCTTCAGCAATTTTAAATATACGTTTTTGTCGCCATGCCCAAACAGATGGACTCACATAGTGAACGGTCTTAATTCCCTGCTGTTTTAATTTGAGCTCTAAGCCTAAATTAAAGTCAGGTGCATCTATACCAATAAACACATCGGGTGGGTTTTCAGTAAAATATTTTACTAATTGTTTTCTGACTGACAATAAACGTGGCAATCTTGACAGCACTTCAACCAAACCCATTACCGCCAACTCTTCCATAGCAAACAATGAGCGGCAACCTAGAGCATTCATCCTTGGTCCACCTATGCCAACAAACTCTAATTCCACTTGTTCATTTGGCAACGCATTGCTATTTGCAATTTCTGTTTGATATTGATGCTTTAGGGCTTTTATTAATCCTTCACCTAAAATATCGCCGGAGTGTTCCCCGGCGACAATTCCTATCGTAATTTTTTTTGTGGTCATGGTTTAGCGAATAATGCCTCTAGGAGAGTCGGCTATAAAATCAATAAATGCTTTCACTTCGGGATACGCTTGTGCACTTTCTTGTAGCTCTTGCTTAGCCTCGTCAATCGTTAAGCCTTTTCGGTAGACTGTACGGTATGCACGCTTAATTTCTGTAATCGCAGTTTTACTAAAGCCTCGACGCTTTAACCCTTCCGAGTTCAACCCAAAAGGTGTTGCATTTTGCCCTGCGGCCATGACATAAGGCGGAACATCTTTTACAACTACAGAACCTACCCCACAGAAACTGTGCGAACCAACTTTACAAAATTGATGCACACCAGTAAAGCCACCAAGTATTGCCCAGTCACCTACTTCAACATGGCCTGCGATCGTTGCGTTATTTGCGAATATATTATGATCACCAACAATACAGTCATGCGCGATGTGTACATACGCCATAAACAAGTTATCACTACCAATCGTTGTAATACTGCTATCTTGTACTGTACCACGGTGAATAGTAACGCATTCTCTGAAAATATTATTGTCGCCAATAATCAATTCAGTGCGCTCACCTTTGTATTTTTTATCTTGGCATTCTTCACCAATTGAAGAAAATTGAAAAATACGATTATTTTTACCAATTTTAGTGGGTCCTTTCACTACAACATGAGACTCTAAAACCGTGTCATCACCGATTTCAACTTCATTACCAACATAACACCATGGGCCAATAACAACGTTACGCCCAATTTTTGCACCTTGCTCAACAATTGCTGATGAATGAATTCCACTAAATATTGTCACTAATTAAACTCTCTTCTCGCACACATAATTTCCGCAGAGCAAACCGTTTTGCCATCTACTTTAGCTTCTGCATTAAACTTCCAAATGCCTCTGCGTTCTTTTAAGAACTCAACGTGCAAATGCATTGTGTCTCCTGGCAATACAGGTTGTTTAAATCTAGCGTTGTCGACACCTGCGAATAAGTATAGCTCGTTATCAGAAGTATCTTGCACAGTTTTAAACCCTAATAAACCAGTGGCTTGCGCTAGTGCTTCTAAAATGAGAACGCCTGGAAAAATAGGCCTATCGGGAAAGTGTCCTGTAAACATCGGCTCATTTACCGACACATTTTTAATAGCGTGAAGATATTCACCTTCTTTGTAGTCTAATACTCTGTCTACAAGTAAGAATGGATAGCGATGCGGTAACAACGCCATAATCTCTTGAATATCTATTGTGTTTAGTTCGTTAGCCACAGCTTACTTCCTATTATTTTTCATCTTTAGATGCAGCTTCCAGCTGCTTAATACGTTTATGCATTTCATCAAGCTGACCAAAACGTGTCGCATTCTTGCGCCAAGCTCTATTGGTAGACGCTGGTATACCTGAAGAGTAAACGCCCGGCTCAGTGATAGGTTTAATAATCATAGACATACCACTAATGTGAACCCCATCGCAGATTTCGATATGGCCATTAATTGCAGATGCACCGGCAATCGTACAGTTACGGCCAATCACAACACTGCCTGCAATGACTGTCATACCTGCAACTGCACTGTTTTCACCAATATGAACGTTATGTGCAATTTGACATAAGTTATCAATGATAACGCCATCAGCTATTTCAGTATTATCTAGCGCACCTCGGTCAATACAGGTGTTAGCACCAATTTCAACTCGGTTCCCAATGACTACACTGCCAACTTGGGGTATTTTAACCCACTGGCCCTGATCATTCGCATAACCAAAACCATCCGCACCAATTATTGCACCAGATTGTACTAAGCATTGCTCACCAATACTGACTTCGTGATAAACGGTTACGTTCGCCCATAATTTGGTACTTTTGGCAATTGAAGCATTTCGACCAATAAAGCATCCAGCTCCAATTTGAACATCGTCAGCTAAATGTACACCTTCTTCAATAACCGCGTTAGCGCCAATACTTACACCACTACCAATCGTTGCAGTGTCAGAAATTTGCGCTGTTGGGTGAATGTCTGTGGCTGCATCCGGTGTATTATCTAAAAACTGGGCAAGCTTAGCGTAACCAACATACGGGTTAGCCAGAATTAGCTTGTTAGTTGAGCAATAAGGCACATCTTTTTCGGTAAGCAATACAGCTGCTGCATTTGAGTCATCAAGATATTTGCGATATTTACTATTGGAGAGAAACGTTATTTGGTTCTTATTTGCTGCTTGTAGCGTTGCTATGCTATCAATCACAACCGTTGGGTCGCCTTGTAATTCAGCGCCCAACAGTTTAGCAATTTCAGATAAAGTTATTTTCATAGATAACTAATTTATCCTACCTATCTGCTGATTAAATTTTTACTTAATTTTACTTACACGATCAACAATTTTGCTCGAAATATCTGCTTCGCCTTTAACAAATGCAACCGCATTTTTGTGAAGCACAAGATCGTATTTACCGTTTTGAGCTTCAGCATCAATTGCCTGCTTGATAAGCGCTAACAATCTATTACGCTCTTCAACTTGACGGCGCTGTAGTTCATCTTGCAGAGGCTTACCTTTAGCTTGGTATTCTTGCTGTAAGTTAGTGATCTTAGTTTTAAGCTCTTCTTGTTGAGCGTTGCTCATGGTTGCACCATCACGCTTTAGCTTTTCTAAGTTAAATTTGATATCACTTTCTAGCTTGCTCACTTCTGTAAACTTTTCAGCAAATTCGTTTTTGATTGTCTCTTGAATATCTTTCGCTTGAGGGATTTGAGTGAAAATAGATTGTACATCCACAGTCGCGATTTTTTGATCAGCTGCTTGTGCAGTACCAGCTAACGTTAATGATGCTAATAGAGCAACTGCTGTATTTTTAACTAATGATTTCAAGGTATAACTCCTTCATGTATAAATTAGATTTATTATAATTAGAATGTTGTTCCGATGTTGAAACTAAATACTTCTGTTTCATCACCCGTCTGTTCTTTTAGTGTTTTAGCAAAACTGAATGCCATCGGCCCCATCGGTGATATCCAC
This is a stretch of genomic DNA from Flocculibacter collagenilyticus. It encodes these proteins:
- the rnhB gene encoding ribonuclease HII, with the translated sequence MMPFIRKPYTLIAGVDEVGRGPLVGDVVTAAVILDPNNPIIGLADSKKISEKKRDLLYPEIIEKALAWSIGRASVAEIDELNILHATMLAMQRAVAGLSIKPEYVYIDGNRCPQLSVPSEAVIKGDSLVAEISAASIIAKVTRDKEMVELDNQYPDYGFAKHKGYPTKEHLAQLVQLGATPFHRKSFKPVQQALIATQQG
- the lpxB gene encoding lipid-A-disaccharide synthase; translation: MTTKKITIGIVAGEHSGDILGEGLIKALKHQYQTEIANSNALPNEQVELEFVGIGGPRMNALGCRSLFAMEELAVMGLVEVLSRLPRLLSVRKQLVKYFTENPPDVFIGIDAPDFNLGLELKLKQQGIKTVHYVSPSVWAWRQKRIFKIAEATNLVLALLPFEKAFYDKYQVPCEFVGHTLADDIPLIPNTLAYRHELSLPTKARILAVLPGSRGSEISMLASPFFAAIEQLQRNDAELVVAVPCVDEHKKSMVMQIQQLVAPSLKVHYFIGQSREVMGAADGILLASGTATLEAMLLKKPMVVAYKFKWLSFQIFKRLVKARFFSLPNLLADKALVPELLQDEVNTEQLVSSVNQMLSSDSSELVTHYTQLHQTIKLDASKKSAEAVYALLSNN
- the lpxA gene encoding acyl-ACP--UDP-N-acetylglucosamine O-acyltransferase codes for the protein MTIFSGIHSSAIVEQGAKIGRNVVIGPWCYVGNEVEIGDDTVLESHVVVKGPTKIGKNNRIFQFSSIGEECQDKKYKGERTELIIGDNNIFRECVTIHRGTVQDSSITTIGSDNLFMAYVHIAHDCIVGDHNIFANNATIAGHVEVGDWAILGGFTGVHQFCKVGSHSFCGVGSVVVKDVPPYVMAAGQNATPFGLNSEGLKRRGFSKTAITEIKRAYRTVYRKGLTIDEAKQELQESAQAYPEVKAFIDFIADSPRGIIR
- the fabZ gene encoding 3-hydroxyacyl-ACP dehydratase FabZ, translated to MANELNTIDIQEIMALLPHRYPFLLVDRVLDYKEGEYLHAIKNVSVNEPMFTGHFPDRPIFPGVLILEALAQATGLLGFKTVQDTSDNELYLFAGVDNARFKQPVLPGDTMHLHVEFLKERRGIWKFNAEAKVDGKTVCSAEIMCARREFN
- the lpxD gene encoding UDP-3-O-(3-hydroxymyristoyl)glucosamine N-acyltransferase — translated: MKITLSEIAKLLGAELQGDPTVVIDSIATLQAANKNQITFLSNSKYRKYLDDSNAAAVLLTEKDVPYCSTNKLILANPYVGYAKLAQFLDNTPDAATDIHPTAQISDTATIGSGVSIGANAVIEEGVHLADDVQIGAGCFIGRNASIAKSTKLWANVTVYHEVSIGEQCLVQSGAIIGADGFGYANDQGQWVKIPQVGSVVIGNRVEIGANTCIDRGALDNTEIADGVIIDNLCQIAHNVHIGENSAVAGMTVIAGSVVIGRNCTIAGASAINGHIEICDGVHISGMSMIIKPITEPGVYSSGIPASTNRAWRKNATRFGQLDEMHKRIKQLEAASKDEK
- a CDS encoding OmpH family outer membrane protein, whose protein sequence is MKSLVKNTAVALLASLTLAGTAQAADQKIATVDVQSIFTQIPQAKDIQETIKNEFAEKFTEVSKLESDIKFNLEKLKRDGATMSNAQQEELKTKITNLQQEYQAKGKPLQDELQRRQVEERNRLLALIKQAIDAEAQNGKYDLVLHKNAVAFVKGEADISSKIVDRVSKIK